The proteins below are encoded in one region of Kineococcus mangrovi:
- a CDS encoding phosphoribosyltransferase: MTDAPAPAPADTRTREVLTWSTFGDAVRDLATSIARDGFRPGVVLGIARGGLPLAAGLAYALDVKETATINVEFYTGVDSRLPEPVVLAPSVDLAELAGRDVLVVDDVADTGRTLGVVVEMCADAGVRARSVVVYRKPTTTREPDWAWRGTDRWIEFPWSSQGPVPGVASA, from the coding sequence GTGACCGACGCCCCCGCCCCCGCGCCCGCCGACACCCGGACGCGGGAGGTGCTGACGTGGTCGACCTTCGGCGACGCCGTCCGCGACCTCGCCACGAGCATCGCCCGGGACGGCTTCCGGCCCGGCGTCGTGCTCGGCATCGCCCGGGGCGGGCTCCCCCTGGCCGCGGGCCTGGCCTACGCGCTCGACGTGAAGGAGACGGCCACCATCAACGTCGAGTTCTACACGGGGGTCGACTCCCGGCTCCCCGAGCCGGTCGTGCTCGCACCGTCGGTGGACCTCGCCGAACTGGCCGGCCGGGACGTGCTCGTCGTCGACGACGTCGCCGACACCGGCCGCACCCTGGGGGTCGTCGTCGAGATGTGCGCCGACGCCGGGGTGCGGGCACGGTCGGTCGTCGTCTACCGCAAGCCGACGACGACCCGGGAGCCGGACTGGGCCTGGCGCGGGACCGACCGGTGGATCGAGTTCCCCTGGTCCTCGCAGGGCCCCGTCCCGGGGGTCGCCTCAGCCTGA
- a CDS encoding FAD-dependent oxidoreductase — MSPALHTVDVVVVGAGQGGLSAAAFLDRAGLDPGRGYVVLDADDEPGGAWRHRWPGLVMARVNGVHDLPGFPLGAIDPAAAARDVVPAYFAEYELRLGQPVRRPVVVGDVRPAGARLLVTSSAGTFAARAVLNATGTWTRPFWPSYPGRETFRGRQLHTADYAGPEEFTGQHVVVVGGGISAVQHLEDLAAHGVGTTWVTRREPVFREDFDVDARRTAVEVVARRVAAGEPPGSVVSATGLVLTPQVAALRDRGVLKRHPAFSRIAPDGVAWADGSRQGADAILWATGFRPALDHLRSLHLREPGGGILVDGTRVVREPRLHLIGYGPSASTVGASRAARQAVHEVLAGR, encoded by the coding sequence GTGAGCCCGGCCCTGCACACGGTCGACGTCGTCGTCGTGGGCGCCGGCCAGGGCGGCCTGTCGGCCGCCGCCTTCCTCGACCGCGCCGGGCTGGACCCGGGGCGGGGGTACGTCGTCCTCGACGCCGACGACGAACCCGGCGGCGCCTGGCGCCACCGCTGGCCCGGGCTGGTCATGGCCCGCGTCAACGGGGTCCACGACCTGCCCGGTTTCCCGCTCGGCGCGATCGACCCCGCCGCGGCGGCCCGCGACGTGGTCCCCGCCTACTTCGCCGAGTACGAGCTGCGCCTCGGGCAGCCCGTGCGCCGGCCCGTCGTCGTCGGCGACGTCCGGCCCGCGGGGGCCCGGCTGCTCGTGACCTCCTCGGCGGGGACCTTCGCCGCGCGGGCGGTCCTCAACGCGACCGGGACGTGGACGCGGCCGTTCTGGCCGTCCTACCCCGGCCGGGAGACGTTCCGCGGCCGGCAGCTGCACACCGCCGACTACGCCGGGCCGGAGGAGTTCACGGGGCAGCACGTCGTCGTCGTGGGGGGCGGCATCTCGGCCGTGCAGCACCTCGAGGACCTCGCCGCGCACGGCGTGGGCACGACGTGGGTCACGCGCCGCGAACCGGTCTTCCGCGAGGACTTCGACGTCGACGCGCGCCGCACGGCCGTGGAGGTCGTGGCCCGCCGGGTGGCGGCGGGGGAGCCGCCCGGCAGCGTCGTCTCGGCCACCGGTCTCGTCCTGACCCCGCAGGTCGCGGCCCTGCGCGACCGCGGCGTGCTCAAGCGCCACCCGGCGTTCTCGCGCATCGCGCCCGACGGCGTCGCGTGGGCCGACGGCTCCCGCCAGGGCGCCGACGCGATCCTGTGGGCGACCGGGTTCCGCCCGGCCCTGGACCACCTGCGGAGCCTGCACCTGCGCGAACCCGGCGGCGGGATCCTCGTCGACGGCACCCGGGTCGTGCGCGAACCGCGGCTGCACCTGATCGGCTACGGCCCGTCGGCCAGCACCGTCGGGGCGAGCCGCGCCGCCCGCCAGGCCGTCCACGAGGTGCTGGCGGGACGCTGA
- a CDS encoding glutathione peroxidase, with protein sequence MSSPFSVPLTALAGGPLPADALDGRAVLVVNVASRCGLTPQYEALEALHREFAGRGFTVLGVPCNQFNGQEPGTDAEIAEYCSATWGTTFPMTAKADVNGPDRHPLYDVLAATPDADGEAGDVAWNFEKFLVAPDGQVVGRFRPRTTPEDPALRSAVEATLPG encoded by the coding sequence ATGAGCTCCCCCTTCTCCGTACCCCTCACGGCGCTCGCCGGCGGACCGCTGCCCGCGGACGCCCTCGACGGCCGCGCCGTCCTCGTCGTCAACGTCGCCTCCCGGTGCGGGCTGACCCCGCAGTACGAGGCGCTGGAGGCCCTGCACCGGGAGTTCGCCGGCCGGGGGTTCACCGTGCTCGGCGTGCCGTGCAACCAGTTCAACGGCCAGGAACCGGGCACCGACGCCGAGATCGCCGAGTACTGCTCGGCCACCTGGGGCACGACGTTCCCCATGACGGCGAAGGCCGACGTCAACGGGCCGGACCGCCACCCGCTGTACGACGTGCTGGCCGCCACGCCCGACGCCGACGGCGAGGCCGGGGACGTGGCCTGGAACTTCGAGAAGTTCCTCGTGGCCCCCGACGGGCAGGTGGTGGGCCGCTTCCGCCCGCGCACCACGCCGGAGGACCCGGCGCTGCGGTCGGCGGTCGAGGCGACCCTGCCCGGCTGA
- a CDS encoding SprT-like domain-containing protein — MDVREALVVARELCARHGLDDWTVVLDRARTRAGVCRADRREIGLSGPLTALHDEAEVRDTVLHEIAHALVGPRHGHDAVWRETALRIGCSGERTSRAPRPPGPWTGTCPAGHVVTRHRRPTRVLACARCGPWFDPDHVVSWSLHGRPVAPSALPASYQEDWAHLSAGSVGPVVRDRLPVGTRVRVGGGGPHAGSTGEVVKVGRSRYHVRVRRGVLAVPFALAEPVRP, encoded by the coding sequence GTGGACGTGCGCGAGGCGCTGGTGGTGGCGCGGGAGCTCTGCGCCCGGCACGGGCTGGACGACTGGACGGTGGTGCTCGACCGGGCCAGGACCCGGGCCGGGGTCTGCCGGGCCGACCGGCGCGAGATCGGGCTGAGCGGCCCGCTGACGGCCCTGCACGACGAGGCCGAGGTCCGGGACACGGTGCTGCACGAGATCGCCCACGCGCTGGTCGGGCCCCGGCACGGCCACGACGCGGTGTGGCGGGAGACGGCGCTGCGCATCGGGTGCTCCGGGGAACGGACGTCGCGGGCGCCCCGCCCGCCCGGGCCGTGGACCGGCACGTGCCCGGCCGGCCACGTCGTCACCCGCCACCGCCGCCCGACGCGGGTCCTCGCGTGCGCGCGCTGCGGACCGTGGTTCGACCCGGACCACGTCGTGAGCTGGAGCCTGCACGGCCGGCCGGTCGCCCCGTCGGCGCTGCCCGCCAGCTACCAGGAGGACTGGGCCCACCTGTCCGCCGGGAGCGTCGGCCCCGTGGTGCGGGACCGGCTGCCGGTCGGCACCCGCGTGCGGGTCGGGGGCGGCGGTCCGCACGCGGGCAGCACCGGGGAGGTCGTGAAGGTGGGCCGGTCCCGGTACCACGTCCGGGTCCGGCGGGGCGTCCTCGCGGTGCCGTTCGCCCTCGCCGAACCCGTGCGCCCGTGA
- the argS gene encoding arginine--tRNA ligase produces the protein MTPAELSAALRDALTTAVTAGELSLDPADVPAEVRVERPKNRDHGDWATNVALQLAKKAGTAPREVAAVVQRRLVQVQGVRAVDVAGPGFLNITLDAAAAGDLARVVVEAGAAFGRAAVPSGEKVNLEFVSANPTGPIHLGGTRWAAVGDSLARVLEAAGAQVTREYYFNDHGAQIDRFARSLLARAHSEPAPEDGYGGDYVGDIADAVLARVPGLLDLPRDQQQEAFRREGVDLMFGEIKQSLAEFGVEFDVYFHEDSLHTSGAVDRAVQRLRDLGRMYEADGATWLRTSDFGDDKDRVVLKSDGNPAYISGDLAYYLDKRERGFDRCVLMLGADHHGYVGRMMAMCAAFGDEPGVNLEILIGQMVNLVRDGVPVRMSKRAGTVVTMEDLVGAVGVDAARYSLVRSSVDSSIDVDLDLLTRRTNDNPVFYVQYAHARTANVAVNAAAAGVRREDAFDPALLTDETESLLLAALAEFGEVVRRAGELREPHRVARYLEELAGRFHKFYDACRVTPRAGEDVTDVHRTRLWLNDATRQVLANGLALLGVSAPERM, from the coding sequence GTGACTCCCGCCGAGCTCTCAGCTGCCCTGAGGGACGCCCTGACCACGGCCGTGACGGCCGGAGAGCTGTCCCTCGACCCCGCCGACGTCCCGGCCGAGGTCCGCGTGGAGCGCCCGAAGAACCGCGACCACGGCGACTGGGCCACCAACGTCGCCCTGCAGCTGGCCAAGAAGGCCGGGACCGCGCCGCGCGAGGTCGCCGCCGTCGTGCAGCGCCGCCTGGTGCAGGTCCAGGGCGTGCGGGCCGTCGACGTCGCCGGCCCGGGGTTCCTCAACATCACCCTCGACGCCGCCGCCGCCGGCGACCTCGCCCGCGTCGTCGTCGAGGCCGGTGCCGCCTTCGGCCGGGCCGCGGTGCCCAGCGGCGAGAAGGTGAACCTCGAGTTCGTCTCGGCCAACCCCACCGGCCCCATCCACCTCGGCGGCACCCGGTGGGCCGCCGTCGGCGACTCCCTGGCCCGGGTCCTGGAGGCCGCCGGCGCGCAGGTGACGCGCGAGTACTACTTCAACGACCACGGCGCGCAGATCGACCGGTTCGCCCGCTCGCTGCTGGCCCGCGCCCACTCCGAACCCGCCCCCGAGGACGGTTACGGGGGCGACTACGTCGGCGACATCGCCGACGCCGTGCTGGCCCGCGTCCCCGGCCTGCTCGACCTGCCCCGCGACCAGCAGCAGGAGGCGTTCCGCCGCGAGGGCGTCGACCTCATGTTCGGCGAGATCAAGCAGTCCCTGGCGGAGTTCGGCGTCGAGTTCGACGTCTACTTCCACGAGGACTCCCTGCACACCTCCGGTGCCGTCGACCGCGCCGTCCAGCGGCTGCGCGACCTCGGCCGGATGTACGAGGCCGACGGCGCGACCTGGTTGCGCACCAGCGACTTCGGCGACGACAAGGACCGCGTGGTCCTCAAGAGCGACGGGAACCCGGCCTACATCTCCGGCGACCTCGCCTACTACCTCGACAAGCGCGAGCGCGGTTTCGACCGCTGCGTGCTCATGCTCGGCGCCGACCACCACGGCTACGTCGGCCGGATGATGGCGATGTGCGCGGCGTTCGGCGACGAACCCGGCGTCAACCTCGAGATCCTCATCGGCCAGATGGTCAACCTCGTCCGCGACGGCGTGCCCGTCCGGATGAGCAAGCGCGCCGGCACGGTCGTGACGATGGAGGACCTCGTCGGGGCGGTCGGCGTCGACGCGGCCCGGTACTCGCTCGTGCGCTCCAGCGTGGACTCCAGCATCGACGTCGACCTGGACCTGCTGACGCGGCGCACGAACGACAACCCCGTCTTCTACGTGCAGTACGCCCACGCCCGCACGGCCAACGTCGCCGTCAACGCGGCGGCGGCCGGGGTGCGCCGCGAGGACGCCTTCGACCCCGCCCTGCTGACCGACGAGACGGAGTCCCTGCTGCTGGCCGCCCTCGCCGAGTTCGGCGAGGTCGTGCGCCGCGCCGGGGAACTGCGCGAACCGCACCGCGTCGCGCGGTACCTGGAGGAGCTGGCCGGCCGGTTCCACAAGTTCTACGACGCCTGCCGCGTCACGCCCCGCGCGGGCGAGGACGTCACCGACGTGCACCGCACCCGGCTGTGGCTGAACGACGCCACCCGCCAGGTGCTGGCCAACGGTCTGGCCCTGCTCGGCGTCTCGGCGCCGGAACGCATGTGA
- the lysA gene encoding diaminopimelate decarboxylase, whose product MADIAVVPAWLTPPADVNELLPQLWARTVARDADGALRVGGVGVADLAREHGTPLFVVDELDFRSRALAFRDAFADAFADLCGGADVYYASKAFLATGVARWIAQDGLHLDTASGGELALGLRGGVLPARIALHGNNKSRREIATALEAGVGRIVVDSLGEIDLVADLARERGVVAPVMLRVTVGVEAHTHQYVATAHEDQKFGLSLASGQAEVAVARALARPELQLLGLHSHIGSQIFDLGGFEVSARRLLELHRRVEREHGVELPEVDLGGGYGVAYTSEDKPLAPTEIAGRLAEIVARECLVQGIAVPRVSVEPGRAIAAPSTFTLYEVGATKDVELDGGTRRRYVSVDGGMSDNIRTALYDADYSATIASRASTATGVLSRVVGKHCESGDVVVRDEFLPDDAGAGDLLAVPGTGAYCRSMASNYNQVPRPAVVAVRDGVTSLLVRRETPEDLLALDAG is encoded by the coding sequence GTGGCGGACATCGCCGTCGTCCCCGCGTGGCTCACGCCGCCGGCCGACGTCAACGAACTGCTCCCGCAGCTGTGGGCGCGCACCGTCGCCCGCGACGCCGACGGGGCGCTGCGCGTCGGCGGCGTGGGCGTGGCCGACCTCGCGCGCGAGCACGGCACGCCGCTGTTCGTCGTCGACGAGCTGGACTTCCGCTCGCGGGCGCTGGCCTTCCGCGACGCCTTCGCCGACGCCTTCGCCGACCTGTGCGGGGGGGCCGACGTCTACTACGCGTCCAAGGCGTTCCTCGCCACCGGCGTGGCGCGCTGGATCGCCCAGGACGGTCTGCACCTGGACACCGCCTCCGGCGGCGAGCTCGCGCTGGGCTTGCGCGGTGGCGTCCTGCCCGCGCGGATCGCGTTGCACGGCAACAACAAGTCGCGTCGTGAGATCGCGACCGCGCTCGAAGCCGGGGTGGGCCGGATCGTCGTGGACTCCCTCGGCGAGATCGACCTGGTCGCCGACCTGGCGCGCGAGCGCGGAGTCGTGGCCCCCGTCATGCTCCGGGTCACGGTGGGCGTGGAGGCCCACACCCACCAGTACGTCGCGACGGCGCACGAGGACCAGAAGTTCGGGCTCTCGCTGGCCTCGGGGCAGGCGGAGGTCGCCGTCGCCCGGGCCCTGGCCCGGCCCGAGCTGCAGCTGCTCGGCCTGCACAGCCACATCGGCTCGCAGATCTTCGACCTCGGCGGGTTCGAGGTCTCGGCCCGCCGGCTGCTGGAGCTGCACCGCCGGGTGGAGCGCGAGCACGGGGTCGAGCTGCCCGAGGTCGACCTCGGCGGCGGCTACGGCGTGGCCTACACCTCCGAGGACAAGCCGTTGGCGCCCACCGAGATCGCCGGCCGGCTGGCCGAGATCGTGGCCCGGGAGTGCCTCGTGCAGGGCATCGCCGTCCCGCGCGTCTCGGTCGAGCCGGGGCGGGCCATCGCGGCCCCGAGCACGTTCACGCTCTACGAGGTCGGCGCGACGAAGGACGTCGAGCTGGACGGCGGGACGCGCCGCCGCTACGTCTCGGTCGACGGCGGGATGAGCGACAACATCCGCACCGCGCTCTACGACGCGGACTACTCCGCGACGATCGCCTCGCGCGCCTCGACCGCCACCGGGGTCCTGTCCCGCGTCGTCGGCAAGCACTGCGAGAGCGGGGACGTGGTCGTGCGCGACGAGTTCCTGCCCGACGACGCCGGTGCGGGGGACCTGCTCGCCGTCCCCGGCACGGGGGCCTACTGCCGCAGCATGGCGAGCAACTACAACCAGGTGCCGCGACCGGCGGTGGTGGCCGTGCGCGACGGGGTGACCTCGCTGCTGGTCCGCCGGGAGACGCCGGAGGACCTGCTCGCGCTCGACGCGGGCTGA
- a CDS encoding homoserine dehydrogenase, whose amino-acid sequence MWGAHAVEPVKVALLGCGVVGTEVARLLTTQADDLAARVGAPLELVGIAVRRLGRDRGLGLDPSLFTTDAEELVTRADVVVEVIGGIEPARSLILRAVEHGASVVTANKALLAADGPALYEAAAKAGVDLYYEASVAGAIPLLRPLRESLVGDRVTRVLGIVNGTTNYVLDQMDTAGMGFSEAVEQAQALGYAEADPTADVEAFDAAAKAAILASLAFHTRVSLDDVHREGITEVSAADVRAAQLQGCVVKLLAICERGADADGNEAVSVRVHPAMLPREHQLAGVRGAFNAVYVEAESAGQLMFYGPGAGGQPTASAVMGDVVAVARHKVVGGRGPGESAYAQLAVQPMAETVTRYHVRLDVADKPGVLAQVAGVFAGHGVSIEAVQQRQDDAGRAVLVVVTHSATDAALSGTVDELGELDIVDSVAGVLRVEGGDA is encoded by the coding sequence ATGTGGGGAGCACACGCGGTGGAGCCGGTGAAGGTCGCGCTGCTCGGGTGCGGTGTCGTGGGCACCGAGGTGGCGCGGTTGCTGACGACGCAGGCCGACGACCTGGCGGCGCGCGTGGGCGCGCCGCTGGAGCTGGTGGGCATCGCGGTGCGCCGCCTGGGCCGCGACCGCGGGCTGGGCCTGGACCCCTCGCTGTTCACGACCGACGCCGAGGAGCTCGTGACCCGCGCCGACGTGGTCGTGGAGGTCATCGGCGGCATCGAGCCGGCGCGCTCGCTCATCCTGCGCGCCGTCGAGCACGGGGCCTCCGTCGTGACCGCCAACAAGGCGCTCCTGGCCGCCGACGGCCCGGCGCTGTACGAGGCGGCCGCCAAGGCCGGTGTCGACCTGTACTACGAGGCCTCCGTCGCGGGCGCCATCCCGCTGCTGCGTCCCCTGCGCGAGTCCCTCGTCGGCGACCGCGTCACCCGCGTGCTCGGCATCGTCAACGGGACCACGAACTACGTCCTGGACCAGATGGACACCGCGGGCATGGGCTTCTCCGAGGCCGTCGAGCAGGCCCAGGCCCTCGGGTACGCCGAGGCGGACCCGACCGCCGACGTCGAGGCGTTCGACGCGGCCGCGAAGGCCGCGATCCTCGCCTCCCTCGCCTTCCACACGCGCGTCAGCCTCGACGACGTGCACCGCGAGGGCATCACCGAGGTCAGCGCCGCCGACGTGCGCGCGGCCCAGCTGCAGGGCTGCGTCGTGAAGCTACTGGCGATCTGCGAACGCGGCGCGGACGCCGACGGCAACGAGGCCGTCTCGGTGCGCGTGCACCCGGCGATGCTGCCGCGCGAGCACCAGCTCGCCGGTGTCCGCGGCGCGTTCAACGCCGTCTACGTCGAGGCCGAGTCGGCCGGGCAGCTGATGTTCTACGGCCCCGGCGCCGGCGGGCAGCCCACGGCCAGCGCGGTCATGGGTGACGTCGTCGCCGTGGCCCGGCACAAGGTCGTCGGCGGACGCGGCCCGGGGGAGTCGGCGTACGCGCAGCTGGCCGTCCAGCCCATGGCCGAGACGGTCACGCGCTACCACGTGCGGCTCGACGTGGCCGACAAGCCGGGCGTGCTCGCCCAGGTCGCGGGCGTCTTCGCCGGGCACGGCGTGTCCATCGAGGCCGTCCAGCAGCGTCAGGACGACGCCGGCCGCGCCGTCCTCGTCGTCGTGACGCACAGCGCCACCGACGCGGCCCTGTCGGGCACGGTCGACGAACTCGGAGAGCTGGACATCGTGGACTCCGTGGCCGGTGTGCTGCGGGTCGAGGGAGGGGACGCCTGA
- the thrC gene encoding threonine synthase, with amino-acid sequence MAHVWRGLVEEYRDRLPVTEATPVVTLGEGGTPLVPARHLSELVRGRVLIKVEGCNPTASFKDRGMTMAMSKAKENGAEVVICASTGNTSASAAAYATAAGIRCAVLVPDGKIAMGKLSQAVAHGATILQVDGNFDDCLNQARKLAEAYPVELVNSVNPYRIEGQKTGAFEVVDVLGDAPDIHALPVGNAGNITAYWKGYTEYAKDGVASRTPKMWGFQAAGAAPIVKGHPVDEPETIATAIRIGHPASWTGATTARDDSGGRIDAVTDEQILAAHRWLSAREGVFVEPASAAGVAGLLAAHEAGEVEPGQTIVITVTGHGLKDPQWALQLAAGSEGSVEPVRVQPDAVTIARAIGVDV; translated from the coding sequence ATGGCGCACGTGTGGCGAGGTCTCGTCGAGGAGTACCGGGACAGGCTGCCCGTGACCGAGGCCACCCCGGTGGTCACGCTGGGCGAGGGCGGTACCCCGCTCGTGCCGGCGCGGCACCTGTCCGAGCTCGTGCGCGGGCGCGTCCTCATCAAGGTCGAGGGCTGCAACCCGACCGCGTCCTTCAAGGACCGCGGCATGACGATGGCCATGAGCAAGGCCAAGGAGAACGGCGCGGAGGTCGTCATCTGCGCCTCCACGGGCAACACCTCGGCCTCGGCGGCCGCCTACGCCACCGCCGCGGGGATCCGCTGCGCCGTCCTCGTGCCCGACGGCAAGATCGCCATGGGCAAGCTGTCGCAGGCCGTCGCCCACGGCGCGACGATCCTGCAGGTCGACGGCAACTTCGACGACTGCCTGAACCAGGCCCGCAAGCTCGCCGAGGCCTACCCCGTCGAGCTGGTGAACTCGGTCAACCCCTACCGCATCGAGGGCCAGAAGACCGGGGCCTTCGAGGTCGTCGACGTCCTCGGCGACGCCCCCGACATCCACGCCCTGCCCGTCGGCAACGCCGGCAACATCACGGCGTACTGGAAGGGCTACACCGAGTACGCGAAGGACGGGGTCGCCTCCCGCACCCCGAAGATGTGGGGCTTCCAGGCCGCCGGCGCCGCGCCCATCGTCAAGGGCCACCCGGTCGACGAGCCGGAGACCATCGCCACGGCCATCCGCATCGGCCACCCGGCGTCCTGGACGGGGGCCACCACGGCCCGCGACGACTCCGGCGGTCGCATCGACGCCGTCACCGACGAGCAGATCCTCGCCGCGCACCGCTGGCTGTCGGCGCGCGAGGGCGTCTTCGTCGAACCCGCCTCGGCCGCGGGGGTGGCCGGTCTGCTGGCCGCCCACGAGGCCGGTGAGGTCGAACCCGGTCAGACGATCGTCATCACGGTCACCGGTCACGGCCTGAAGGACCCGCAGTGGGCGCTGCAGCTGGCCGCCGGCTCCGAGGGGTCGGTCGAGCCGGTCCGCGTCCAGCCCGACGCCGTCACCATCGCCCGCGCCATCGGCGTGGACGTCTGA
- the thrB gene encoding homoserine kinase, with amino-acid sequence MTSPQRLAALPAGTAATVRVPATSANLGPGFDAFGLALDLCDEVRAEVVDGAGLRVRVEGQGAGVVPTDERHLVVRVLREELAAAGFTAPGLDVLCRNVIPHGRGLGSSASAIVAGLAAARALLLAAGAVAEHEQETRARVLLEASRREGHPDNAAPAVHGGFTIAWTRGEDPTHPDAVRSVRLAVHPDVRAVVCVPAEELATSRARALLPATVPHGDAALTAGRAGLLVHALTTDPSLLLDATEERLHQAQRAPAMPRSAELLRALRAEGLAAVVSGAGPSVLVLTDEAGVGRVSGLAAQGAWDVHARPVHAAGVDWS; translated from the coding sequence GTGACGAGCCCGCAGCGGCTCGCGGCGCTGCCCGCCGGCACCGCCGCGACCGTCCGGGTGCCCGCGACGAGCGCCAACCTCGGGCCCGGGTTCGACGCCTTCGGCCTCGCCCTCGACCTGTGCGACGAGGTGCGGGCCGAGGTCGTCGACGGCGCGGGCCTGCGGGTGCGCGTCGAGGGGCAGGGCGCCGGTGTCGTGCCGACGGACGAGCGTCACCTCGTCGTCCGCGTGCTGCGCGAGGAGCTGGCCGCCGCCGGGTTCACCGCCCCCGGTCTGGATGTGCTGTGCCGCAACGTGATCCCGCACGGGCGCGGGTTGGGGTCGTCGGCATCGGCGATCGTCGCGGGGCTGGCCGCGGCGCGCGCGCTGCTGCTGGCGGCCGGGGCGGTCGCCGAGCACGAGCAGGAGACCCGGGCGCGGGTCCTGCTGGAGGCGTCCCGCCGCGAGGGCCACCCGGACAACGCCGCACCCGCCGTCCACGGCGGGTTCACCATCGCCTGGACGCGGGGGGAGGACCCCACCCACCCCGACGCCGTGCGGTCGGTGCGCCTCGCCGTCCACCCCGACGTCCGCGCCGTGGTGTGCGTGCCGGCCGAGGAGCTGGCGACCTCGAGGGCGCGGGCCCTGCTGCCCGCCACCGTCCCGCACGGGGACGCGGCGCTGACGGCCGGCCGGGCCGGTCTGCTCGTGCACGCCCTGACCACCGACCCCTCGCTCCTGCTCGACGCCACCGAGGAGCGTCTGCACCAGGCTCAGCGGGCCCCCGCGATGCCGCGGTCGGCCGAGCTGCTGCGCGCGCTGCGCGCCGAGGGCCTGGCGGCCGTCGTGTCCGGGGCGGGGCCCAGCGTCCTCGTGCTGACGGACGAGGCGGGTGTCGGGCGCGTGTCCGGCCTCGCCGCGCAGGGCGCGTGGGACGTGCACGCCCGGCCCGTGCACGCCGCGGGCGTCGACTGGTCCTGA